The DNA region GGTCAATAGCCGAGCGTCTGCCCCCAGCGCAGGAACGGCCACTGCAGCGCCGGCTGAGACGCGTCGATTCACTGAAGCATGGGAATGCCTCGCCAAACGGCGCCCCTGCTGGTCGCACTCCTGCTGGGCGCGGGATGCGCTGGCCGCGGCTCGAACGCACGGCCTGCGGTGGTCGGCCCCGAGGTGCGTGAGCAGCGCCTGATGGAGGCGGCCGGACGAGCGGAGCACGAGGGCCGGCATGCCGCCGCCCTCGAGACGTACCTGCAGGTGGCGGGCTCGTCGGCGCGTGTCGACGTCTCACGTGAGGCCTATCTGCGCGCCGGCTTGCTTCGCCTCGGCGGTGATTCGGGAGCGCGCGACGTCGTCGAGGCGGCGCGCCTGCTGCGGGAGAGTCGGGCCGGGTTCCAGGACGCACAAGAGCCACTGATCCTGACCGCGACCCTGGTGCTGCTCGATCGCCTTGCGAAGGTCGAACAGGATGCCGCCGCCGCGGCCGCCCTCGCGGCCCGCGATGCCGCGCGCCGCGATGACGACGCGAGGGAGCTGCGTCGCACCGTCGCGATGCTGCGACACCAACTGGAGAAGCGGGACGAAGCCCTGCGCAAGGCCGCGGCAGCGGCGGTCGGGCCCCGAACTCCGTGAGTCACGCACTCAAGCGGGTCTGCGGGGGCGTCTGATCGAGCGCCGCGAAGAGGGCAACGGCCTCTTCGAAGTCGTTCGAGGCTGGATCAGCAGCGCCGGCCCGCTCGAGGTCCGGCAGCGTCAGCACGAAGGTGGTGCCGACGCCCTCGTCGGACGTCACCGTGAGGTCGCCGCCGAGCAACTGTGCAAATTGCCGCGAGATGGCCAGGCCCAGGCCGGAGCCGCCATAGCGCTGCAGGATGTCGCTGCTGGCCTGGACGTAGGGGGCGAACACCGTCGCCGCGGCCTGCTGGCTCATGCCGATTCCGGTGTCGGTGACCGCGAGGACGACCCCGCCGCCGTCCGTCCGCCCGTCGATCTCCACGCCGATCGTGCCGCGGGTGGTGAACTTGCAGGCATTGCCGAGCAGGTTCAGCAGGATGTGTCTCACCTTGGCCGGATCGGTGGTCAGCGTGCCCTGCCAGCGGGCGGTGACCACGAGCGTGTTGCCCTGCTGTTCCAGCAGCGGGCGGAGCGTGTCGGCGAGTTCGTCCACCAGGGCCGCGGGTTCGAGCGCGCCGAGGGCCACCGGCATCCGACCAGCCTCCAGGCGGGCGTAGTCGAGCAGCTCGCCGACCATGCCGAGCAGCACCCGGGCGCCGCGCCGCAGGTGCACGAGGTCGGCCATGCTGGTCGCCAGGCCGGCCTGCTGCACGTCCGACTCGATCATGTCGGCGTATCCGAGGATGGCGGTCAACGGCGTCTTGAGATCGTGCGCCAGGCTGGTCAGGAAGGTGCTCTTGATGGCGCTGGCCTCCTCGGCCCGGCGCCGGGCTTCGTGCGTCTCGGCGATCGCCCGTTCGAGCGCGACCGCCATGTCGTTGAAGGTGGCGGCGGCGCGGGCGAACTCGTCCCGCCCGTGACCGACCGGCAACCGGAAGGCGTAGTCGCCGGCGGCCACGTGCCTGGAGGCGGTGTCGAGCCGCCTGAAGCCGGCAGCCAGCGTCACCGACAGGGTGATGACGATGCAGGAGCCGACCACGAGCCCGCAGCCCAGCAGCGCCATCGTCGTCGCATCGGCGGCATCCAGCGCCGCGCCGAACCGGCGGGCGTCCTCGTCTGCGGCACGTCGCTCCGCCTTGCGCCAGGCGAGCAGCGCATCGAGCATCGCGGTCGGTGGCGCGACGCCCTCGCGCGCGTCACCCGCCTGCACGCCAGCCAGCGTGCCGTGCCATGCCGAGAGGAGCGCCGTCGCCTCGCGGCCGAATGGACGCCCGGCCGGGGACTCGCCCGCCTCGCGCACCTGCCCCTCCAGCGCCACGAGCCGGGCCCGCATCACCTCTATCTGCGCGGGTGAGGCCGAGACTTCCCGCAGGACGCTGAGCTCACGCCACCGCAGTTGCACCTCGCGCTCGATCGAGAGCAGTCGTTCGAGGCGCGCCTGACCCGCCTGCACGGCAGCCAGCGCCAGCCGCGTGCGTTCCCGGGCCCGGCTCGACAGGACGGTGCTGGCGCCGGAGAGCAGCAGCAGGGCAGCCACGCTCGCGATGAGCTTCCGGCGAACGGTCATTCGACACGTCAATCGGCTGGCCGCGAGGGCGCCTTGAACGCACCCGGACCGCGGGTCGATCCGGGTGCTGGAGCGGGTCGCCGAGGACGGCGTCGTCAGTCACGGTGAGGTCGACGCTGGCCTTCGGAGCCTGTCGGATGCCATCAGGCCGGGCAGGGGAATAATCACCCCTTGTGCCGGAAATCCGGCGCCTCCGCCGCTCGCACCTACCCGCACATCCGGCCCCGCGTGCGTACCCAGCCCGGTCGTCGACGGTACGCTTTCTGCAAAGGTCACGGCTGGTCGGCATGACTCGCCTTCTCGCCCTCGTCCTCGC from Luteitalea sp. TBR-22 includes:
- a CDS encoding sensor histidine kinase: MTVRRKLIASVAALLLLSGASTVLSSRARERTRLALAAVQAGQARLERLLSIEREVQLRWRELSVLREVSASPAQIEVMRARLVALEGQVREAGESPAGRPFGREATALLSAWHGTLAGVQAGDAREGVAPPTAMLDALLAWRKAERRAADEDARRFGAALDAADATTMALLGCGLVVGSCIVITLSVTLAAGFRRLDTASRHVAAGDYAFRLPVGHGRDEFARAAATFNDMAVALERAIAETHEARRRAEEASAIKSTFLTSLAHDLKTPLTAILGYADMIESDVQQAGLATSMADLVHLRRGARVLLGMVGELLDYARLEAGRMPVALGALEPAALVDELADTLRPLLEQQGNTLVVTARWQGTLTTDPAKVRHILLNLLGNACKFTTRGTIGVEIDGRTDGGGVVLAVTDTGIGMSQQAAATVFAPYVQASSDILQRYGGSGLGLAISRQFAQLLGGDLTVTSDEGVGTTFVLTLPDLERAGAADPASNDFEEAVALFAALDQTPPQTRLSA